The sequence CCACACCACCGCCCGCGACCTGGTGCAGGCGGCCGAGATCGGCAAGGAGGCCGGGCTGCATTTCGTCTATGCCGGGAACCTGCCGGGGCGCGTGGGGCCGTGGGAGAACACCTGGTGCCCGGCCTGCAATCAGTTGTTGATCGAGCGTCACGGCTATGTGCTGCTGGCGTACCACCTGACTGCCGACGGCGCCTGCCCCGCCTGCGGCGCCCGCATCCCCGGTCTCTGGCCGCACTCGCCGGCGGATGTGCGGTTGAGCGAGACCAGCAGTTGGTTCAGCCGGACGCCCAAGCGCGTGCGGGTGTGAGGGGCCGGGTGACGGGGAAGCGGATGGTAGACGGGAAAGGGGCAGTTCGCAATCCGAAATCCGCAATCCGAAATTCCTTTCCCAACACGCGCAAAAGCCGGGCGAAATCGCCCGGCTTGCGTTTGCGGGTGGGGTATGGCGCCTGTTACTGGGCGGCCTGGTTGTACAGCCGCATCAGCCGCGATTTGCGACGAGCCGCGTTGTTGGGGTGGATGATGCCCCGCTTGGCGGCCTTGTCGAGTTCGCTGATGGCCTCTTGCAACGACGCCTGAGCGCCGGCCATGTCGCCGGCGGCGACCTCGGCCCGGGTGCGCTTGATGGCGCCGCGCACATTGCCCTTGATGATGCGGTTGCGGTTGCGATGCGTGAGGCTCTGGCGATGGGCTTTCAGAGCAGATTTGTGCGAAGCCAAGTGAATACTCCTGCAATCAAAGAAAGGCCCGCCGAGAAAGCAACCCCGACGGGCGAGAACGACGCTTGAGGTGACGGGGGATTATAGACGGGAGAGGGTCAGGAGGCCAAATCTGTGGGCCGGGCGGATGGGCGATGAATCTTGCGAAGCACCCTGCTTGAAGACACACACCCTTGTTGAGCGGCTGCTTGCAAGTCAACTCATGCCGGCTCCACGAAGGTCTGAAATGCTCTCCCTATGTTCGATCTGATCAGCCAGTACTCGCAAGGTCAAGGCTTTGCTCCTGGCAACTGCCTCTTCGCGGCTTTGGTCGTAGACCATGACGCCAGGTAGGTCGATGACTTCCGCTATCCAACGGCCATCGTCCTCGCGTTCGACTTCGATAATCAAGGGCTTACCAGGCATCGAGAACCAGTCAAAACTGGAGGCTGATATGTGACCTCCAGGCATCCTGCAACTGTATGGCATCGGCAGCGGAAACGCGCCCCAGGCGGAAGATCAGCAGGGATTGCTCCAGGCAGTCCAGGCGAGACAAGCGCACAGTGGAGGCTGCACGCAAGCCACTTCTCTGCCAATCGACCAGCGCCACATCCGTTAGGGTGCGTGGCGCGGCCGAGGTGACGGCCGCCACCACCGCGTCTTGTCCGTCCAGCCAGAGCACCAGGACGGGACGCCGTTTGGCCCCACTTCCGTCCGTAAACTGAATCTCCGCCACCCAGAAGTCACCGGATTGGCAACTCATCGTACAACCCGTCGTCTTCAGGCGCGTAGCTATTCAAAAAGGCGTTGTGGCTACGAATGGGTATCGTCGGCATCGTGATGACAGCGCAAGGTCGTATCGTAATCAGCCAGCGTCCAGCATCCACCGCCTCGATGAGCGAGGCCGGTAGGGTAAGCTTTTCGCCGGGCTTGAGATCGACCTCGTAGGTCAGGTTGAGCAGGCTCATGGCAATATCTCCTGAATTCCTCTTGGCGCCACTTCTTCGTTCAGGCATGCCGCGATCATACCGTCAGCGTCTCGGCTTGTCAATTGTCTTTGAGTCTCACCATCCACCTTCTCACCCCCCGCCGCCTACCCGTGTTCCGGCCCCAGCGCCTCCGCCAGATACGGATACACGAACCACAGCGTGCCCACCCCGAACAGCGCCCCGGTCAGCGTCCGCAGCGCCCAATTGCTCTCGCGCAGCCCGGCCAGCTGGGTCAGGCCATCCACGGCCATGGGCAGGACGAAAACCAGGACATACCACAGCAGCTTCAGGCGCGGCGGCCGGCGCTTGCGCACAAGCTGGAAGGCGCCCACGACGAACATGCTGCCATAGATGGCCAGGTCGCGCTCGCACAGCGCCGCCTTGTAGCCGTGCTCATGGTCGCCAGTGTAGAAGCGCCGCTCCAACAGCCCCCCGCTCGCCACCCCATCCGCCTGCAACTCCTGCAAGCTGTAAACCGGCGACTCGCCGAACAGGAAGTACGAACGCTCCGGCAGTTGGTGGCAGAAAGGGATGTAGATCGTATAGATCACCCTGGCCGGCAACTCGGCCCCGGCTTTCATCAACACCGGCGCCAGCAGGGGCAGCCCCACATAAACCAGAAACAACAGCGTCAACAGGCTCAGCCAGCGCCGCAGCACGAACTGCACCCAGCGGTCGATGGCCGAAACAAAGCGGTTGGGCGAAGATGGCGTCTGCGACACAGATCCCTCAGGCCGGCCGGCTGGCCGCCACCGCGCTGGCCGCCACCGCATCCAGCAGCGTCTCGGTCGTCAGGGGCGCATAGACCAACGGGCCGCCCTCCACATCGACGACCGGGATCAGGTTTCCCAGGCGGGGCAACAAGACCTCATCGCCAGAAATATCGACCTTCGCCAGATCCCACGCGAATTCAGCCGCCAAGGCCTCGAGCAGCGCCCAGGCATCGTCGCAGAGATGGCAACCGGGTCTGGTGAAAAGCGTGAGATGAGGCGTCATAGGATCAAGTCCAGGTTCTGATCGAGGGCATTCGCCGGCAAAAAGCCCACCCACCGCACACGCACCACCCCGTCGCGGTCGATAAAAAAGGAAGATGGCAGCGATTGCGTCTTGAAGGCCTGCATCACATCGCCCTGCGGGTCGATCACCACCGGCATCGTCATCCCGAACTCCTCGACAAACCCCGACACCTGCTCGTGGCCCTCGCTCTCGTTCAGGGCGATCACCACCAGGCCCTCGGCCTTGTGCGCCTCGTAGACCCGCACCAGGTCGGGCATCTCCTGGCGGCAGGGCGGGCACCAGGTCGCCCAGAAATTGAGGATCAGCGGTCGCCCTCGATAGTCGCTCAGCCGGGCGGTGGAGCCATCAGGCAGGTGGATGGTGAAATCCGGGGCAAGATGGCCGGCATCGGGCTGGGCGGAGGAGGTGCGGGCGGCGTCGATACCGAAGAGGCTGGCAACTGGATAGATGCCTTCGGCGTCGATGCGAGCGGTGGGTGGAGCTGGGGCGGCGGCGCGGTCGCGCAGGACAAGAAAGATGGCGGCGCCGCCCAGGATCAAGCCAGCGGCCAGGAGGAGGATGGCCTGCCGGCGGGAATGCAGATGGGGAGAAGGGGAGGCTTCGACCATTGCCTTCAGGAGGGGTTCGCGACCGGCGCCGCCTCTCGCGAACGCCGGCCCAGGGCGGCGCCGCTAAGATAGCCGAGGAAGGCGGGCACCAGGGGAAGCACACACGGCGAGAGGAACGAGAGCAGACCGCCAAGAAAGGCGATCACCAGCGTGATCCCCTCGGACGATTCGATCCCCAGCATCGACTCAAGGCTGAGAAAGGCCCCGTACTGCGCCAACTGCGCCAGGCTGCCGGTGAAGATGAGCAAGCCAATGAGGAGCAACAGCAAGCCGCTGACCAGGCTGATGGTGGGCAGATGCCGGTAGAAGCGGGGCAGATAGGCAGTCAGACGCGAGAAAAGGGCGCCGGCCACGAGGAAGGGGATGCCCAGGCCGAGCGAATAGGCGGCCAGCAACAAGGCCCCCTGCGTCACCGTCTGCGTCTGCGAGGCCAGCAGGAGGATGCCGGCCAGGATCGGCCCCACGCAGGGCGTCCAACCGGCGGCAAAGATGACGCCCACCAGGGCGCTGCGCCCATAGGAGACGCCCCCGCCGCGCCCCATGGCATCGAAGCGCATCTCGCGGTCGAAGAGATCGGTATGACTGCCGAAAAAGACGATGGCGCCAACTGCCGCCGATTCGACCAGCCGACCGAGCGGGCTATTGATGCTGTCGCTGGTCAGCCAACTGAGGGCGGCAACCAGGAGAGACAACACCAGAAGGACGAATCGCTCCCACGGCGCGCCGACGACCACCGTCAGCGTGATCAGAGCGGCGGCGGCCAAACGCATGGCCTGGTCAAGCTCGAAACGGGCCAGCAGGTAGGTGACAAGACCGGCGGCGATGGCGACAGCGCCCCACTGCCAGTAGTGCAGATGGAGGTGCGCCACGCGCAGGGCAAACACCACCAGCAGCACCGCCCCCACGCGCACGATGACCGGGAGGATGTCATAGAGGGCATAGCCGCCCAACAGCCCGACCGATGCGCCCAAGAGGGTGAAGACGCCGGTGAAACCGAGCACCAGAGCCAGGGCATGGAAGAAGGTCGCGCGCGGGCTGACGACGGTGGATGGGGAGGTGATGGCTGAGGTTTGCATAGCAACAGGATCGACGACAAATGTTAGCGGCGTCTTACGGCAGGCGAACGGCAAAACTACGCCCGTTACTTGCCTTGTCGTTTAGCGGCCTCTTCTAGCATCGCCAATTCATCTGCCAGCGCGCCCAGGCGCCGGTTCATCAAGAAGACAAAAACGAACAGGATCAGCCAGATGATCAAATAGGCGGCGGCAAAGTAAGTCATTGGGGATCGCACCTTGTGTTGTGGGAGGGAGTGCAAACCTTGAGGGTTTCGGAAACCCTCAAGGCTTCTGTGAACGTGGTGATGTTCAAGCCGCCAGCAACTGCTCGCGCAGGGCAGCGACGCGCTCGATCATCGCTTCCAGGCGCAGGCGGTTTGCCAGCAGGACGAAATAGAGGACGGTGAAGCAGAGGATGCAGACCATGAAGGCAGCGGCCATGCCCGGCCCCAGGCCAAAATCCTCGTTGGGGTCGAGGATGACCGGGTGGATGGTGTTCCACCAGCGGATGGACATGAAGGTGATGGGCACACTGAGAAAGGCGAAGATGCCGTAGACGGCAGCAAAGCGCGCCCGTCGTTCCGGTTCGGGGATGGCCCCGCGCAGCATGAAATAGGCAATGTAGAGCAGCAAGACGATGGTGTAGGTCGTCAGGCGGGGGTCCCATGTCCACCAGGTGTTCCAGGCCGGCTTGGCCCAGATCGAACCGCTGGCCGTGGCGGCGATGGTGAAGGCAATGCCCAACTCGGCCGAGCAGCGCCCCACCCGATCCCAGCGCACGTTCGCCCGCGCCAGATAAAGGATGCTGGCCAGGAAGGTGACGAAAAAGGCAAACATGCTGACCCAGGCCGTGGGGACATGGAAATAGATGATCCGCTGCGCCCATTGGTCGGTTTCGGTCAGGTTGATCGCGCTTGGCGCCTGAACCAGGGCCATGTAGACGGCCACCATCATGGCCGCCAGGCCGATGATGTTGAGGATGTCGAGGTTGCGTTTGGAAAGAGTCATGTCTGCACGAGCCTCCTGCATCAGAAATAGCGAAAGAATCCGTGTCAATCCGTGTCAATCCGCGTCCAAAAGAAACTGGCGGGCGGGTCCCTACTCCTCGACCACGAAATCGAAGGTCAGCACGGCCACGACTAGGAACAGGGCATCGAAGATGACCATCAAACCCAGCCAGTTGCTGAAATCGCTCAGCGGCTGGCCCTCGACCAGGCCGATGGTGGCGCGGATGCCTGCCACCAGCACCGGCAGCAAGACGGGGAAGAGCAAGACCGGCAACAACACCTCGCGGGCGCGGGTGTTGACGGCCAGGGCTGAAAAGACCGTGCCCACGATGGCGAAGCCCATTGTACCCAGCACCAGCACCAACAACAAGGAGAAACTGATGAGGGAAACATTAAAAAAGAGCACCGTCAAGGGGACGATGAACACCTCGACGATCAGAATGAAAATCAGATTCGCCAGCATCTTGCCGAAATAGATGGCGCTGCGGTCGACCGGCGCCAGCAACAGCCCGGCCAGGCTGCCCTTGTCCTTTTCGTTGATGAACGCCCGCCCCAGCCCCAAGACGCCGGCAAAGGCAATCGCCACCCACAGCACGCCCGGCGCCACCGTGCTCTTGTTGGGGACGCGCAGATCGAAGGCGAAATTGAGGATGAGCAAGGACAGCACGGCAAAGACAGCCATGCTGGTGAACATATCCTTTGTGCGCAGCTCGATCCGCACATCCTTCCACAAGACCGCCGCCAGCACCTGCAGATAGCGCTTCATTGCCCTGCGCCCCCTCCACTGCCCACATAGCGGTCATAGAGCGGGCGCAAATCGGCGTAGGAGAGCGCGCCGGCCGGGGAATCGAACACCAGCACACCGCCGGAGAGGATGAGGATGCGGTCGGCCAGTTCCAGGCCTCGCTCCAGGTGGTGGGTGGTCATCAGGATGGTGGCGGCCGAGCCGCCCAGGTCGCGCAGGAGGCCGGTCATCATCTCCGCCGCCTGGGGATCCAGGCCGGTGTCGGGTTCGTCCAGCAGGAGGATGGCCGGGTTGTGCAAGAGGGCGCGGGCAATCGCCAGCCGCTGCACCATCCCCCGCGAAAAAGTCCGCACCAGATCCTTGCGCCGATGCCACAAGCCCACCCGCTCCAATAGCTCCTGGATGCGGGCGTCAGGCTCGGCCAGGCCATACAGCCGGGCGTAGAAAGCCAGGTTCTCGAACGCCGAAAGGTCGTCATACAGCAGCGGCGCATGGCTGACCAGCCCCAGGTGTTGGCGGATGCCCTCGGGGTTGGCCATGATCTCCACCCCCGCCACCCGCACCCGGCCAGCGCTCGGCCGGGACAGCGTGGCCAGGATGCGCAAAAAGGTCGTCTTGCCGGCCCCATTCGGCCCGAACAGCGCCACCCTGGCCCCGGCCGGGATGTCGAGATCGATGCCTTTGAGCACCCGATGGCGGCCAAAAACCTTCTGCAGACCCTTGACCTCGATCAGCGGCTGGCTCATCCGGCCTCTTCGCGCCGCAAGGAAACGAACTGGGCCTTGAGCAGACGCCGTCGCGCCTGATAATCGGCCTCCACCAGTTCACCGGCGTCGTAGGCGTCGTCGAGATCGGCGATCTCCTGGATCAGCGCCTGCTGTTGCTGTTGGCGCAGGGCTGGCAGCGTCGCCGCCTGCGCCTGTTGTCGCTTCAACAGCAGGTAGGCGCCCCCACCCAGCAGGCCGGCGGACACGACGGCCAGCAGGATCGGCAGCCAGGCCAAGCCCGAAACGCCGGGGGCGGCGGTGGGGTCGATCACCTGCTGCGGGCCAGAGGCGGCCGAGCCAGAGCTGGCGAACTGGGCGGCGTCGATGTTGGAAAAGATAACCTCTGGGCTGGAATTGGCCGCCAAATCGCTCTGCAGATAGTTCAGATAGTTGCCACCCTGTGTTTCCAACGGGTCCTGCTGCAACCAATCGGGGGCGGCAATCGCCATCCCGGCATCAGGCGCCAAGAGATTGAGATTGGCGACCGGATACGGGATCGTGTGGCTGAGCCGGGACGAGCCATCCCGGATCGGCAGGCTGTAGCGGATCAGCACCTGCCGGCCGCCGGGCGGCAGCGGCATGGTGTCTACATACTCCTCGCCGGCGCGCTGGAAACGCAGACCCAGCTCACCGCCCTCGAAACTGACATTGGTAGCGCCTTCTGGCACGGCGAAGCGCAGGACGGCGGGGGCGCCGTCGGCCTGGGTCTCACCCATGTACACGCGGTCGCTGGTGTTGTCGAAGGCATACAGTTCGCCCACATCCAGGTTCTGGCCATCCTGCAAACTTATCACCCAGTGCGCCCGGCCGATGCGGATGTCAGCGGCGGTTGCGCCCGTTTCGTAGACCATCAGCGGGGCTTCCAGCGCGGCCTGCGACGGTTCGAATTGCAGCATGTCGCTTTCGAAGGGGATGCCGTTGTAGTCGGCCGAGGCAACGTAGGCCCAGGCGGGGTCGGTGGGCAAGCCCTCGAACCGGGCTACGCCCTCGGCATCGGTTCTGGCCTGTCGTTGGGCAGCAAGGTCCTGACCATCGAAGACCAGCAACTGCACCGCGGCCTGCGCCAGTGCCACGCCAGTGGTGCCATTCTGCGCTCGGATGCTGAGCACGCCATTCCCCTGTACGATGGCCTGCTGGATGGTGAAGCCGAGGCTGAAGCTGCGTCCAAAGGTCGCAGCCAGGGTGCGGTTGGCGCCATCAGCGCCGGCAACGGCGGGATGGGTTGAGGCCGATTGCAGGCCCCACCATTCGGTCTCGGTAGTGCTAAGGCCATCGGCCGAGCCAAGCGCCGGGCCTTCACTCCCGCCCTCGCCCTCGGCCCCATGACAACTGGCGCAGTTCTCGCCATAGGCCGCCGCTCCGCCACTCAGGTCGGCCTCGCTCAGATGCAGCGACCACACGTAGGCCGTCAGATCCCAGATTTCAGCCTGGCTCAGGCTGTCCTTCCAGGGCGGCATCAGGTTGTCCAGATTGCCGTTGCTGATGAAATCGAAGACAGCCTGCGGGCTGCGGGTCTCGACAAAGGCCGCCTGGGTGAAGTCGGCCAACGGGACAGGGGATTGCGCGGACATGGGGCCGTCGCCCTTGCCCCCGGCGCCGTGGCACTGCAAGCAATGCTCGGCAAACAGACGCTGGCCGCGATAGGCCGCCCCCTGAGGAGTGTCGGACGGGTCGCCTTGCTGCGCCAACACCGGTGAAGCCCACCCCACCAGCACGGTCAACCATGCCAGGGCGCCGCCCAGGATCACCGCGCGCCAGAGCCAGCCTCTTGTGCGTCGTTGCATCGATGTCAACCCTGCCAAGATGATGGGGCTACTGGATAGCCGTGAACTCGGTCACCTCGGGCGCCTCTTCGTAGCGCGAGGGACACTTGAGCAGCAGATTGTCGGCGCGGAAGGTGCCATCGGGCATCATCTCGCCCTCGACGATAGCCTCGGTCGCCCGGCTGAAGTTGCTGGGCCGGCTGCCATGAAAGCTCACCGTCACCTGCTCGCCGCTGGCATCGGTCAGGGCGAAGTTCAACAGCAGGTTTTCGGCATCCCAGTTGGCAGTATCCTGCGCCACCGCCCCCGACATGCGGATCTTCTGCCCTTCCAGGCTGTCCGCCTTGGCCAGCACCTGATCCACCGTCATGTAATAGGAACTGTTGCCTTTGATCGTCCAGGCTACCAGCACCACGCTCAGCAACAGCAACAAGATCACTGCAACCACGAATTTGAGCTGTTTGTTGGGGTTCTTGGCGGCGATACGAGGTTGCGCCGGCTGGATAGTAATGTTTTCGGTCATCGGAAGTCCTCAGTGTGATTGTGAAAAGTGTGCTCAGTATAGCACAACCTATCATCACCGACATGATCTAGATCAGCCGCAGCCTGATTTGCAGCTAAAGGGTGGCTAAGAATCTGATGAGAAACGGCCCCAACCCGACGAACAGTAGCAAAGTCCTCAGTCGTCGCCATCCCTGGGGTCGGCGTAGTCGGCATCCGCATAGGCTTCGGCGATGATCTGGCGGGCGCGGGGAGCCAGGCCGCGGGCAACAAAGACCCTCACCTCGGCCAGTGGCCCCACTTGCAGGCCGAAGGCCTGGCTGAGCGAAACGCCGGCGGCGTAGGCAGGGATATCCTCGCTGGCAAGAAGAGCTATCGCCAAGTCGGCCTCAGCGACATTGGCGGCGACATAGACCAGCACCGGTTCGCCATCGCCGCTAAAGGCGGCGCGGGAGTTCTGCGCCCGTGTGTCGGCCTGGGAGCGGAGAAAGGAGCGGAATCTGGTCGCGGTCAGAGTAGTCATCGGCGGGAAGGCATGATAACATGAAGCCAGCCAGATGACCACTGTCCAAGCCGCCCCGCTCTCCCCCCACTTCCCCGCACCCCTATGAAAGCCGACCGCCTTGCGACCCTGGCCGAAAACCCTGACTTCATCCCCGGCATCTACAATTACTGCGACCGGTGGTGCCAGCGTTGCGCCTTCACCGGTCGCTGTCTTAGCTTTGCGAGCGAACGAGACGAGTTTCCTGACGGCGAAACGCCGGACCTTGATAGCGAGGAGTTCTGGGAGAGCTTCACCGAAACGATGAACTCAAGCCTGGAACTGCTGCGCCAGATGGCGGCGGAGGATGGTATCGATCTGGACGCCATCGATTACGATCAGATCGACGCCGAGCGCCAGGCCATGCAGACAGCCGTGGATGAGCATCCCCTGACAAAGGCGGCCGAACGCTATGCCGGGATGGTCAACGACTGGTTCGAGAACAACGCCGCCGCCTTTGAGCAAAAAGGCGAAGAGCTGGAGATGTTCGTCCGCCTCAATATCGGTAGCGCCGATGTGACGGGGCAGGCGGCGCGAATCAGCGATGCGGTGGAAGTCATCCAGTGGTATCAATTATTCATCGCCGAGAAGATCGTTAGCGCCTTGTACAGCCGTTCTTACGCCTTTGCGGACGAGAGCGATGGGCGCCCCAGTGACGCCGATGGCTCGGCCAAAATCTGCCTCATCGCCATCGAACGCTCGCTTGCAGCCTGGGCCGTGTTGTTGCGCGCCTTTCCCCACCTGCAAACCGAAAACCTCGAGCTTTTGGCGCAACTCGAACGCCTGGGAAAGGGCCTGGAACTGGAGTTTCCCAACGCTCGCGCCTTTCAGAGACCCGGCTTCGATGTTCCACCGCCGGGAGAACCGGCCCTCGAACTCGAATGAACACGATTCTCCGCGACCAATACCCCCTCTTCGAGCACTACCAGGCCCTGCGCAGCCAGATGCTCGACCTCCTGACCGACGACGATCTGGCCTTCGCCTTCCCCGCCAACCCTACCCTGGGTGAACTCTGCCGCGAGATCGGCGAGATTGAGCATTGTTATGTCGAGTCATTTCGTACTTTCTCCCTCAGCTTCGACTTTCGCGCTGACGACCCGGCCCTGGAGCGCAACTTGGCCCGCCTACGCGAGTGGTTCGCACAACTCGATGCCGATCTGCACTCAGCGATTAGCGCCCTTAGTGACGAAGACTGCGAGAACCGGCTGATCGATCGCGGCGGCTGGCGCATCCCCTCGCGCATGCAACTGGAGATCTACAAAGAGGCGTTGCTCATCTTCTACGGCAAGGCCAGCGTGTATCTGAAGGCCCTGGACAAGCCGCGCACCGAGCAGTGGAGCGAGTGGATTGCCTGACGGCGCGAGCGAGTCGCTTTGACAGGTCACCACCCCGGCAGTAAACTCAGACTATGAACACCGCCATTTCCATCCCCGATCCCATTTTCGAGACCGCCGAGCGTCTCGCCCAGACCCTGCGCATCTCACGCAATGAACTCTATACGCGTGCGCTTTCCGCCTACATCCGCTACCGCAACCGATACCCCCGCAATCGCAAGGAATTCGTCACCACAAAAACACTGCTGAAGGCCATCGCACCGGCGGCGATGATGGGATTGAGCAGCCCCAGGGCGGCAAAGGGGATGCCGATGATATTGTAGATGAAGGCCCAGAACAGGTTCTGGCGGATGGTGCGCATCGTCCCCCGGCTGAGCGCCAGCCCCCGGCTCACCCCCGCCAGGTCGCCGCTCATCAGTGTGATGTCGGCCGTCTCCATCGCCACATCCGTGCCGGTGCCCAGGGCGATGCCGATGTCGGCCTGAGCCAGCGCCGGAGCGTCGTTGATACCATCGCCGACCATGGCGACGAGGCGGTGGGGATTGGAGATTGGAGATTGGTGATTGGAGGTTGGGGAGTCCGGCGCGTTTCGATTTCGCAATCCGAAATCAGACATCTGCAATTGCAGTTCCTTCACCTGGGTGGCTTTGTCTTGGGGCAGGACTTCGGCGTAGATGTCGTCGATGCCGGCCTGGTGGGCGATGGCAGCGGCGGTGCGGCGGTTGTCGCCCGTCATCATCACCACCTGCAGCCCTTGTGTGCGCATTTCCGCCACAGCTGCCGCCGAACCGGGCTTGATCGTATCGGCCACGGCCAGCAGACCGGCGGTTTCGCCATCGACCGTCACCATCATCGCCGTCTTGCCCTCGCTTTCCAGACGGGCGAGGGCATCGGCCAGGGTGGAGGAGGCCATTCCGGCCAGCCGCGTGCTCCCCACCACCACCAGCCGCCCCTCCACCTGCGCCCGCACCCCGGCCCCGGTCACGGCCTCGAAGCCGGAGGGAGCCGCCAGGTCGAGCGCCTGCGCCCGGGCCGCAGCGACGATAGCCTGGCCCAGGGGATGCTCGGAGCCGCGCTCGGCCCCGGCAGCCAGACGTAGCAAATAGGATGCGGGCGAGAAGCCGTTGGCCGCGGGCGGCAGCCAATCGGGGGCGGCGATCACATCGGTGAGCGCCGGCTTGCCCTCGGTCAGGGTGCCGGTCTTGTCCAGCACCACCACCTTCACCGCCTCGGCCCGCTCCAGCGCCTCGCTGTTCTTGAACAGAATGCCGTTCTGCGCCCCTTTGCCCGTGCCGACCATGATCGCCGTCGGGGTGGCCAGGCCCAGCGCGCAGGGGCAGGCGATGACCAGCACGGCCACGGCGTTGATCAGGCTGGTAGTGAAGCCGGCGTCGGCCAGGAAATACCAGCCCAGGAAAGTGAGGGCCGCGATGCCCAACACCGCCGGAACAAAGATAGCCGAGACGCGGTCGGCCAGCCGCTGGATCGGGGCCTTCGAGCCTTGCGCCTCCTCCACCAGCCGGATGATCTGGGCCAGGGCGGTTTCGCGGCCCACGCGCGTGGCCTGCACCCGCAACATTCCCTGCTTGTTGAGGGTGGCGCCGATCACCTGATCGCCCGCCTGCTTGTCCACGGGCGCCGCCTCGCCGGTCAGCATCGACTCATCGATGGCGCTCTCGCCGCTGAGGACGATGCCATCTACGGGCAGTTTCTCGCCCGGCCGCACCACCACGATGTCGCCCACCCGCACCTGAGCGACAGGGATCTCGCTCTCGCTGCCGTCGCGCTCGACGCGGGCCGTCTTCGGGCGCAAGCCCATCAGCGACTTGATGGCGGCGGAGGTGGCGCCTTTGGCGCGCGCTTCCAGATACTTGCCCAGGCGGATGAGCGTGATGATCAAGGCCGAGGTCTCGAAGTAGACGTGATCGCCCAGGTCGGCGCCGGCCAGCCCGCCCACGATGACGGCCACGCTGTAGAAGTAGGCCGCCGATGAGCCGAGGGCGATGAGCACATCCATGTTGGCGGCGCCGTTCTTCAGCGCCTTGTAGCCATTGACATAGTAATCACGGCCGACATAGAACTGAACCGGCGTCGCCAGCGCCCACATCACCCAGTTGACCCAACCGGCGTGCGCCCAATGACCCAACAAACCGAGGTCGCGGGCCATCGAAAACAGAAACAGCGGGATA comes from Caldilineales bacterium and encodes:
- a CDS encoding DUF2007 domain-containing protein; this translates as MTTLTATRFRSFLRSQADTRAQNSRAAFSGDGEPVLVYVAANVAEADLAIALLASEDIPAYAAGVSLSQAFGLQVGPLAEVRVFVARGLAPRARQIIAEAYADADYADPRDGDD
- a CDS encoding c-type cytochrome — protein: MQRRTRGWLWRAVILGGALAWLTVLVGWASPVLAQQGDPSDTPQGAAYRGQRLFAEHCLQCHGAGGKGDGPMSAQSPVPLADFTQAAFVETRSPQAVFDFISNGNLDNLMPPWKDSLSQAEIWDLTAYVWSLHLSEADLSGGAAAYGENCASCHGAEGEGGSEGPALGSADGLSTTETEWWGLQSASTHPAVAGADGANRTLAATFGRSFSLGFTIQQAIVQGNGVLSIRAQNGTTGVALAQAAVQLLVFDGQDLAAQRQARTDAEGVARFEGLPTDPAWAYVASADYNGIPFESDMLQFEPSQAALEAPLMVYETGATAADIRIGRAHWVISLQDGQNLDVGELYAFDNTSDRVYMGETQADGAPAVLRFAVPEGATNVSFEGGELGLRFQRAGEEYVDTMPLPPGGRQVLIRYSLPIRDGSSRLSHTIPYPVANLNLLAPDAGMAIAAPDWLQQDPLETQGGNYLNYLQSDLAANSSPEVIFSNIDAAQFASSGSAASGPQQVIDPTAAPGVSGLAWLPILLAVVSAGLLGGGAYLLLKRQQAQAATLPALRQQQQQALIQEIADLDDAYDAGELVEADYQARRRLLKAQFVSLRREEAG
- a CDS encoding cytochrome c maturation protein CcmE; this encodes MTENITIQPAQPRIAAKNPNKQLKFVVAVILLLLLSVVLVAWTIKGNSSYYMTVDQVLAKADSLEGQKIRMSGAVAQDTANWDAENLLLNFALTDASGEQVTVSFHGSRPSNFSRATEAIVEGEMMPDGTFRADNLLLKCPSRYEEAPEVTEFTAIQ
- a CDS encoding heavy metal translocating P-type ATPase, encoding MTSQQLVLPITGMTCANCSTTIERNLKRMAGVEEASVNLATERARVVYDPAVVQPAAIHDLIGELGYGVATARVELPIAGMTCANCSTTIERNLKRMPGVEQANVNLASEKASVVYNPAMVDVGAMKELVADLGYQVIEAAGEDEAEVEDAERQARQAELDRQRRLLLTGLAFTIPLFLFSMARDLGLLGHWAHAGWVNWVMWALATPVQFYVGRDYYVNGYKALKNGAANMDVLIALGSSAAYFYSVAVIVGGLAGADLGDHVYFETSALIITLIRLGKYLEARAKGATSAAIKSLMGLRPKTARVERDGSESEIPVAQVRVGDIVVVRPGEKLPVDGIVLSGESAIDESMLTGEAAPVDKQAGDQVIGATLNKQGMLRVQATRVGRETALAQIIRLVEEAQGSKAPIQRLADRVSAIFVPAVLGIAALTFLGWYFLADAGFTTSLINAVAVLVIACPCALGLATPTAIMVGTGKGAQNGILFKNSEALERAEAVKVVVLDKTGTLTEGKPALTDVIAAPDWLPPAANGFSPASYLLRLAAGAERGSEHPLGQAIVAAARAQALDLAAPSGFEAVTGAGVRAQVEGRLVVVGSTRLAGMASSTLADALARLESEGKTAMMVTVDGETAGLLAVADTIKPGSAAAVAEMRTQGLQVVMMTGDNRRTAAAIAHQAGIDDIYAEVLPQDKATQVKELQLQMSDFGLRNRNAPDSPTSNHQSPISNPHRLVAMVGDGINDAPALAQADIGIALGTGTDVAMETADITLMSGDLAGVSRGLALSRGTMRTIRQNLFWAFIYNIIGIPFAALGLLNPIIAAGAMAFSSVFVVTNSLRLRGYRLR